The proteins below come from a single Papaver somniferum cultivar HN1 chromosome 11, ASM357369v1, whole genome shotgun sequence genomic window:
- the LOC113324935 gene encoding MADS-box transcription factor 51-like yields MGKRSIEMKKIEDRQKRNVCFTKRRHGLFNKAADLCRLTGADISLLVISPGGNPYTFSSSSISWNDLNSRLNNTINFKEEKVADDERTRVSDDGFWWNNLNPEEIDSIEKLTAVRNQLLDVKEKVAQRKQELLAAAEPIATSITTSTCTVGEMEEDSSLLEDDLEKLLSDAYDDAPSWLPSIDDSGMLFEGLDYDESWLPVC; encoded by the coding sequence ATGGGTAAGAGAAGTATTGAGATGAAAAAGATTGAAGATAGGCAGAAAAGAAATGTGTGCTTCACTAAGAGACGCCACGGCCTATTCAATAAAGCCGCTGATTTGTGCCGTCTTACCGGTGCTGACATTTCTCTGTTAGTAATCTCTCCTGGTGGTAACCCCtacactttttcttcttcttctatttcttggaATGATTTAAATTCTAGGTTAAACAATACCATtaattttaaagaagaaaaagttgctgATGATGAGAGAACTAGGGTTTCTGATGATGGGTTTTGGTGGAATAACCTAAACCCAGAAGAAATTGATAGTATTGAAAAGTTGACGGCTGTAAGGAATCAATTACTTGATGTGAAAGAGAAGGTTGCACAGAGAAAGCAAGAGTtgctagcagcagcagaaccaattGCTACCTCTATTACTACTAGTACTTGTACTGTTGGAGAGATGGAGGAGGATTCTTCTCTGTTGGAGGATGATTTGGAAAAGTTATTATCAGATGCCTATGATGATGCTCCGAGTTGGTTGCCTTCTATTGATGATTCGGGAATGTTatttgagggtttagattatgatGAGAGTTGGTTGCCTGTCTGTTGA
- the LOC113320597 gene encoding ubiquitin carboxyl-terminal hydrolase 12-like, translated as MLIHHNQKSDILYFEVLDIPPPLLEGLKTLNVSFHHAKKDTVIHRISLPSKSTFSFLQILEEEKNLGTRDCLVYVYHFIEDASETQKCSVVKTLVPMSLPKPTIS; from the exons ATGTTGATTCACCACAATCAG AAATCTGATATTTTGTATTTCGAAGTCTTGGACATCCCTCCACCACTGTTAGAAGGTTTAAAAACTCTGAATGTTTCTTTTCATCATGCAAAAAAAGAT ACTGTCATTCACCGAATTAGTCTTCCAAGCAAAAGTACA TTTTCATTCTTACAGATTCTAGAGGAGGAGAAGAACTTGGGTACTCGGGATTGCTTGGTTTATGTTTATCACTTCATAGAAGATGCATCTGAGACCCAAAAGTGTTCGGTAGTAAAGACTTTAGTCCCAATGTCACTACCAAAACCTACCATATCTTGA